The following proteins are encoded in a genomic region of Thiomicrospira sp. R3:
- a CDS encoding type I restriction endonuclease subunit R, giving the protein MSDYKTIAESRNFIVLDKYTQQWKVSESYQSEYDLEREFIADLQNQGYEYLPALNTPEALLANVRLQLQTLNNVQFSDGEWLRFVETFLDKPSDGIVEKTRKIHDDYIHDFVFDDGRIQNIYLLDKKNIARNKLQVIKQFEQTGSHANRYDVTILVNGLPLVQVELKKRGVAIREAFNQVHRYSKESFNSRHSLFKYLQLFVISNGTDSRYFANTTQRNKNNFDFTMNWAKADNSLIRDLKDFTATFFQKHTLLNVLLHYSVFDVSNTLLVMRPYQIAATERILWKIRSSYQAKNWSKLEGGGFIWHTTGSGKTLTSFKAARLVTELEFIDKVFFVVDRKDLDYQTMKEYQRFSPDSVNGSDSTAGLKRNLDKDDNKIVVTTIQKLNNLMKSEGDLSIYNKQVVFIFDECHRSQFGEAQKNLKKKFKKFYQFGFTGTPIFPENALGSDTTASVFGRELHSYVITDAIRDEKVLKFKVDYNDVRPQFKAFETEQDEKKLSAAENKQALLHPERICEITQYILNNFRHKTHRLQAGNKGFNAMFAVSSVDAAKLYYESFRQLQKGSDKPLRVATIFSFAANEEQEAIGDIQDESFDVSAMNSSAKEFLSAAIADYNALFKTNFSVDSHGFQNYYRDLAKQVKTKEIDLVVVVGMFLTGFDAPTLNTLFVDKNLRYHGLMQAYSRTNRIFDATKTFGNIVTFRDLEQATIDAITLFGDKNTKNVVLEKSYQEYMEGFNDGVSGEARRGFIEVVEELETRFPDPGAIEKEADKKAFAKLFGEYLRVENVLQNYDEFASLKALQSVELSDPAAVEAFKAQHYLTDDDLSALQTITLPAERKIQDYRSTYNDVRDWLRREKSSAEKDKSTLDWDDVVFEVDLLKSQEINLDYILELIFEHNKKIKSKSELVDEVRRVIRASLSNRAKESLLVDFINQTDLDQISDKASVIDAFFSFAQTEQQREAQALISAENLNAEAARRYITTSLKREFASDSGTELNAILPKMSPLSPQYLTKKQGVLQKIAAFVEKFKGVGGRV; this is encoded by the coding sequence ATGAGTGACTACAAGACCATTGCCGAATCCAGAAACTTCATCGTTCTGGATAAATACACCCAGCAATGGAAAGTTAGCGAAAGCTACCAAAGCGAATACGATCTGGAGCGGGAATTTATTGCCGATTTGCAGAATCAGGGTTATGAATACCTGCCCGCACTGAACACACCCGAAGCCTTGCTTGCCAATGTGCGCCTACAGCTGCAAACCCTCAATAACGTGCAGTTTTCTGACGGCGAGTGGCTGCGTTTTGTGGAGACGTTTCTGGACAAGCCCAGCGATGGCATCGTCGAGAAAACCCGCAAGATTCACGATGACTACATTCACGACTTTGTGTTTGATGATGGCCGCATCCAGAACATTTACCTGCTGGATAAGAAAAACATCGCCCGCAACAAGCTGCAGGTGATCAAGCAGTTTGAGCAAACGGGCAGCCACGCCAACCGCTATGACGTGACGATTCTGGTCAATGGCCTGCCGCTGGTGCAGGTGGAGTTGAAAAAACGCGGCGTGGCGATTCGTGAAGCCTTCAACCAGGTGCACCGCTACAGCAAGGAGAGCTTTAACAGCAGGCATTCCCTGTTCAAGTATTTGCAGTTGTTCGTGATCTCCAACGGCACCGACAGCCGCTACTTTGCCAACACCACACAGCGCAACAAAAACAATTTCGACTTCACCATGAATTGGGCGAAGGCGGACAACAGTCTGATCCGCGACCTAAAGGACTTCACGGCGACCTTCTTCCAGAAACACACCCTGCTCAATGTGCTGCTGCACTACTCGGTGTTTGATGTCAGCAACACGTTGTTGGTGATGCGCCCGTACCAGATTGCCGCCACCGAGCGCATTTTGTGGAAGATTAGGAGCAGCTATCAGGCCAAAAACTGGAGCAAGCTTGAGGGCGGCGGCTTCATCTGGCACACCACCGGTTCGGGCAAAACCTTGACCAGTTTCAAGGCGGCGCGGCTGGTCACGGAGCTTGAGTTCATCGACAAGGTGTTCTTTGTGGTGGATCGCAAGGATCTGGACTACCAGACCATGAAGGAATACCAGCGCTTTTCACCGGACAGCGTGAATGGCTCTGACAGCACAGCAGGCCTGAAGCGCAATCTGGACAAGGACGACAACAAGATCGTCGTCACCACCATCCAGAAGCTCAACAACCTGATGAAGAGCGAAGGCGACTTATCTATCTACAACAAGCAGGTGGTGTTTATTTTTGATGAATGCCACCGCAGCCAGTTTGGCGAGGCGCAGAAGAACTTGAAAAAGAAGTTCAAGAAGTTTTATCAGTTTGGTTTTACCGGCACGCCAATCTTCCCCGAGAACGCGCTGGGCAGCGACACCACCGCCAGCGTGTTTGGGCGCGAACTGCATTCGTATGTGATCACCGACGCCATTCGTGATGAAAAGGTGCTCAAATTCAAGGTGGATTACAACGATGTGCGCCCGCAGTTCAAGGCGTTTGAGACCGAGCAGGACGAGAAAAAACTGAGCGCGGCGGAAAACAAACAAGCTTTGCTGCACCCCGAGCGTATTTGTGAAATCACTCAATACATCCTGAACAATTTCCGACATAAAACCCATCGCCTGCAAGCGGGCAACAAAGGCTTCAATGCCATGTTTGCGGTGAGCAGTGTGGATGCTGCCAAGCTGTACTACGAGTCTTTCAGGCAACTGCAGAAAGGCAGCGACAAGCCGCTGAGGGTAGCCACCATCTTCTCGTTCGCCGCCAATGAAGAACAAGAGGCGATTGGCGACATTCAGGACGAAAGTTTCGATGTATCGGCCATGAACAGTAGCGCCAAAGAATTTTTGAGCGCGGCCATCGCCGACTACAACGCGCTGTTCAAAACCAACTTCAGTGTCGATAGCCATGGCTTTCAGAACTATTACCGCGATCTGGCCAAGCAGGTTAAGACTAAGGAAATCGACTTAGTTGTTGTGGTGGGCATGTTCCTGACCGGCTTCGATGCGCCCACGCTGAACACGCTGTTTGTGGACAAGAACCTGCGCTACCACGGCTTGATGCAGGCCTACTCACGCACCAACCGCATTTTTGATGCCACCAAAACCTTCGGCAATATCGTCACCTTCCGCGACCTGGAGCAGGCGACCATTGATGCTATCACCCTGTTCGGTGATAAAAACACCAAGAACGTGGTGCTGGAGAAGAGCTACCAGGAATACATGGAAGGCTTCAACGATGGGGTTAGCGGTGAAGCGCGACGTGGCTTTATCGAGGTGGTAGAGGAGCTGGAAACGCGCTTCCCCGACCCGGGCGCCATTGAGAAGGAAGCCGACAAAAAAGCCTTCGCCAAGCTGTTTGGCGAGTATTTGCGCGTCGAGAACGTGCTGCAAAACTATGATGAGTTCGCCAGCTTGAAGGCGCTGCAAAGCGTCGAGCTGAGCGACCCGGCAGCGGTGGAAGCGTTCAAGGCACAGCATTATCTAACCGATGACGACCTGAGCGCACTGCAAACTATCACGCTCCCTGCCGAGCGCAAGATTCAGGATTACCGCTCAACCTACAACGATGTACGCGACTGGCTGCGCCGGGAAAAATCTTCCGCCGAGAAGGACAAATCCACCCTCGACTGGGATGACGTGGTGTTTGAGGTGGATCTGCTCAAATCACAGGAAATCAATCTGGATTACATCCTGGAGTTGATTTTCGAGCACAACAAGAAGATCAAGAGCAAGTCGGAACTGGTGGATGAGGTGCGCCGCGTGATTCGCGCCAGCCTGAGCAACCGCGCCAAAGAGAGCTTGCTGGTGGACTTCATTAACCAGACCGATCTCGACCAGATAAGCGACAAAGCCAGTGTGATTGATGCCTTTTTCAGCTTTGCCCAAACGGAGCAGCAGCGCGAAGCGCAAGCGCTGATCAGCGCCGAGAACCTGAATGCCGAGGCAGCCAGGCGCTATATCACCACCTCGCTGAAGCGGGAGTTCGCCAGCGACAGCGGCACCGAACTCAACGCCATTTTGCCCAAGATGAGTCCGCTGAGCCCGCAATACCTGACCAAAAAGCAAGGTGTGTTGCAGAAAATCGCCGCCTTTGTTGAAAAATTCAAGGGTGTGGGCGGGCGGGTTTAG
- a CDS encoding virulence RhuM family protein yields MPKHNLTLRDETTEFLLYTAPNGAIKVEVLLSNESIWLTQKRMAELFGVGVPAISKHLKNIFDSGELVEEVVVSILETTTEHGAVAGLTQTQQVKYYNLDAVISVGYRVNSAQATQFRIWATALIKEYIIKGFAMDDERLKNGRYFGKDYFRELLERVRSIRASERRIYQQITDIFAECSMDYDPKSETTRLFYAHVQDKFHFAITGHTAAEIIALNADASKPLMGMSTYKNAPDGRVLKSDATVAKNYFSEADIKKLERAVSAFFDYIEGIIERRNTFTMERFADSVNKFLAFNEYRILEGYGAVSRQQAEQKAFTEYEKFNKQQRIESDFDREVKKLLRKKDAQE; encoded by the coding sequence ATGCCTAAGCACAATCTGACGCTGAGAGATGAAACCACGGAATTCCTGCTCTACACCGCGCCCAATGGCGCGATAAAAGTGGAGGTGCTGCTCAGCAATGAGAGCATCTGGCTGACCCAGAAACGCATGGCGGAACTGTTTGGTGTGGGCGTTCCTGCCATTTCAAAACATCTGAAAAATATCTTTGACAGTGGTGAGTTGGTGGAAGAAGTGGTTGTTTCCATTTTGGAAACAACCACTGAGCACGGTGCAGTGGCTGGCCTTACCCAGACTCAGCAGGTCAAATATTACAACCTGGATGCGGTAATTTCGGTCGGTTACCGGGTCAATTCGGCGCAGGCGACGCAATTCCGTATCTGGGCAACAGCCTTAATCAAGGAATACATCATCAAGGGCTTTGCCATGGATGATGAACGGCTGAAAAATGGCCGCTACTTTGGCAAAGACTACTTCCGAGAATTGCTGGAGCGGGTGCGCTCCATCCGCGCCAGCGAGCGACGCATCTACCAGCAGATCACCGATATTTTTGCTGAATGCAGCATGGATTACGACCCCAAGTCTGAAACCACTCGCCTGTTTTACGCCCATGTGCAGGACAAATTTCACTTTGCGATTACCGGCCATACGGCGGCAGAAATAATTGCCTTGAATGCCGATGCCAGCAAACCCTTGATGGGCATGAGCACATATAAAAATGCGCCGGATGGCCGCGTGTTGAAGTCGGATGCTACCGTGGCAAAAAATTATTTTAGCGAGGCGGATATCAAAAAACTGGAACGCGCTGTTTCGGCTTTTTTTGATTACATCGAGGGCATTATCGAGCGGCGCAATACCTTCACGATGGAGCGCTTTGCTGACAGCGTGAACAAGTTTCTTGCGTTTAACGAGTACCGAATTCTGGAAGGTTATGGCGCCGTGTCCCGTCAACAGGCAGAACAAAAAGCGTTTACCGAATATGAAAAGTTTAACAAACAGCAGCGGATCGAATCCGATTTCGACCGCGAGGTGAAGAAGCTGCTGCGGAAAAAGGACGCGCAAGAATGA